The Brachypodium distachyon strain Bd21 chromosome 4, Brachypodium_distachyon_v3.0, whole genome shotgun sequence nucleotide sequence TCCCACTGGCTTGATTGTAAATTTTGCTCGCCCGGTGTTTAGCAGCGGCCATGAACTTTGAGCCGAGAACAGACTTGATCATATGCCCCACGTTACATTGCACTTTTATAATGTGCTTAATCTTGTCTCACTGACGGGTGTCCCAATACGCCACATGTCCGTGGCACAAGACGGGCAGGCAAATTATTTACGTGCAGAATAAAGTCCAGCATTTGATGAGCCAATCCAACGTCACATTGTTACATCGTGGAATCAAAGTGCAATCGTGAAATAGTCACAAGATCAACCAAACTTACTAttctcaacaacaacaaattggCAAACTGCATACATCCCAACTTCTATCTAGATAAATGCCACAGTTGTACAGACATCCACAATGCACAGGTGTTCCTTCACGTCATTAAATCGCTCATGGCTCGTAACAAAATTTCCCCTGTGAATGCAGCAAGTTCTAGTATACAAAACTGGAAGAACAGCAAAACGCAGCAAAACATATTGGCTGTGGACGCACGACAAGAATAACCAAGTAAAAACAGATGTTCTAAATTTCCACACCAAAATGAAGGGCCCGCAGCACACCGCATGCAGCATTCCTTCATTGTGAGCTATTTGTTTTCTCATTGGAATAACCAGCAGCTCTCCCTGCCCTGCCTATCAAGACCGAGTCTGGTACTGGACCCTGGTATTCTCCAGTGAGACCACGGTAGGACCGTGCCTTGAGGTACTCAATCGCAGAGTTCGCACCTCCTTGGTAAAGAATTGCATCATTGTTCTGGTTTCGGATGCTTAGGGCTTTCTCTGTTACATCAGCCAGTGCAAGTGATGTGACTGAATTCTCCTCATCGTCTGTGGGGACAAATAAATAATATGAAAACATGTATGGTTTAGTATAAAAAAGATGAGTCAAGGAAATGCATGAACCATGAGGCCAGGATATTGATGTAGAATATGGTGTTTTCTATCAAGGTTTCCACATGAAATACAGAACTCAATAGATAATGTTGCAGGAACGTCAGATCCAAGTGCATGATACCTTGAGGACAATCATCTTCCACATAGCCACCTTTGATAAAAGAAAACCGTGCTTCTTCACTTTTGCTTCCAACTTCTGGTTTCTCTGAAGTGATCAACTCTTTGAAATCCAAAAGATATTCCCCAGTCCATTCTCTTCCCCTGAAAATGTATTGCAGATTGAAAAGATAATGATAAAAAGAATAttcttcaagtttgaagcGACATGTAACCACAACTTCGTATAAATTCGTAATTCGACCATGAATAACACAAATGCATAAATACTACCAGCGTTAATAATGCACTGTACCTGCTAAAAGCTAATACAGCTTCAAATGGTGTGATAACTGGGGCCAAAAATTCTTTGCTATCCAATAGAGCAGTTTGAGCGCAAGAAACATATACAAAAACTTCACACTGCCATCGAAAGAACAGGTCAGTTAATCTTCATATGAGAAGCAGCGAGAACAGTCTAGAATTCAGTAGCACCTCAGGAAAATTGGCAAGTTTTGCAGAATTAGGCCGTCCCATGACCAGTGTATAAGATTTCTTTCCAGCGGCTTTGATCAGATCTTTCATTTGCTCAATTATGTTAAGATAACCAGCtgcatcataaaacaatgcaATGTGCCACATGACTACAGTTAAATATTTGCACCAAAATGACAAGCATAAAGATGATCAGTTGAGCGAATAACGGTAGTCAAGTGCAGTGAATGAAttatgatactccctccgtccaacaaaggatgtctcaactttgactaaatttgaatgcatctatacactaagccatgtctagatacatccaaatttttacaaacttgagacatcctttgttggacggagggagtatatggaaaccaaacaaaatagAAGTTCAACTAAAGAAAAGATAACCAGGGACTAAACAGTATATTTATTTAATAATATATTGCAGTAGATCATTAATCTACTGTTTTccctgaaaaaacaaacagggcctgaTCCAGTCAAAACACCAAAGAAATTGGACAATTCATTCATATGTCCTGCTTTAAACTGCTTCAAACCAGTCGAACCAGCCTTCACGCAAACCAATCAGACCAAAATAGATTGGACCAAATTAAACCCAACATGCACGAACTTCGAAGCTCAACTCATGGCAAGTTTACACTGAGATTAAGAAATGCAATGCTAAATATGAAGTTGAATCCAAGCAATGCCTCAATTTCATGTGGCAGAACCAAGGGCATGCTAGTTTTGCTTTCCAAGCTCACCAACCTAACATTAGTGtaattatttttaatattgaAGGTAACAATTACATACCAACGCCTAGAGTTCCGACCAAAATGCCAATAATATTAGCATCCTTTGCCTTCTCCACAAGGTAATATCTGCAAAGAATTGGTATTGTATTAATACTAACAGATGATAGCTTCCTTGCATttcacagaaaaataaaaatacatatgcTGCACAAAAATGTACCTGCGCCTAAGAATTTTCATCAGATGAGAGACATCCCTTGACAATTGATTTGCTATTGTGTCATATCTAACTGCATACAAATATTCACATACATTTCATTATAAATATCTCTTCTTTGAAGCAAACGTTTAATAAAAGGGTGTTTCAACTAATGATATGAAATGATACTGGAACAGTCTACTGCATGACAAGCATGCACTAGCTACTGCCAGGCCCATAATAAATTGCAGGGATCTACTGGCTACTGTATGTGAACAATATAAATTGTTCAGCAGAAGTCATAGAATAATTGAGTATAAGGAATACAGGTTGTAAAATAAACAAGCATGCACTTCAAAAATATGTCAAGAGAAGTAAACTGGATTGTAACTTCATATATTCTAGGGCCAAACTAGAAAACTAGGCAAAACATGATTTGCACTGAACTAATTATTCAACTAGCCATAAAATGAGGAATAAGAAAACGAACCTATATCACATTTATTGAAAGTAAGTGCAATGTTAGCAAAAGCGGAGTTATCTTGTCCAATCCAATATAACAAATAGTCCTCCATTTTCTCATTTATGGATATACCCCATGTAAGGCCTCCAAGATTATACTTGCGGGTGTTCCCTTCCACATTACAACAACTATTCACAAATGTGGTCACATCATCACTATGTAAAGACAAATCATCATTATGAGTGCTTCCATTGGGTTGAGGAAATTGCTTTTCTGCAGTGGGACTTGTTGATGGATTCATTTCCGAACAAAGATCTTCTGCATACTGAATTTCAGAATTGCAAGAATCTGATTTGCATAATTCGACAGACGCTCCTTTAAGATCATCCAATGCATAGGCGTACTCTAATCCACATAACACCTATTTAATAAGCCAAAGCAGCAAAAAAATACTATTACAAGGAGAATAAGTGAATACTATAATTGATAGCTCGGCACATTTGATCAGCTATTTCGCTGTCTAAATAAATAGTAGTAATGCAAACATGCAGGGACCAAATAAATACTACGAAGACCCTAAGCATGTGTTACATAATACGattaattttttcaaaaaagattgATTTCATGCAGATGTAGCCACTAACGGCAACACAACAACAAAACCACAGGAAACCCAATCTGATTTTGTTCTATGTAACTTTAGGGTTAGGTTAGAGAATGACCTAAATCAATTGTGTGTACTCCCTTAAGTAGTATATGGTCTAATTGATATTACTTTTAAACTTACCAGTAAAGTATATTGTCAATAATAAATGTTAGGAACATAATTTCTATAACCGGAAATGCTGTCTTTTCTAACTCCTATATTTGACATAGCTAGAAAGGGTAGTTTTATTTCAGTAGGAAAGATATTTCTGTATGTTGATCATGCAATGTAATTAGAAAAAGTTAGGGAATCCAGAATTAAATCACAAGGAACAGAATCGATGCTAATTCAATAGACTGGAGCACAATTTTCAGCATAAGAAATAGTTTGAGCCATACAAGAATGGGTTTATTGCTTTCTCTCAAGCAATCCAGCAATGAGCGGCAACACGCACTGATATCTAATGGTGCCTTTCCAAATACGAAGAAAGCTGGCAAATTTGATGTTCTGCATTTAGATTTCTTCTTGTCAGCACAAAATTGTGTTATCTGTAACTAAAAGGTAATAACTTCCAATAAACATACCAACATGATTCAAAATGATTTTATGTTACAAGTGTGTAAACGCATATAACTGAAATATTGATATGATAAACCTCTCACATCATGAGCAAATTAATAGGGAAGTCACTCAATTAACTATCGATAGTTTGCTGCTAAACTACAAGCTGCCAATGCATCCTCTAGACAACAGACCATCTCTGAAATGATAACCTACTAATTTGTAACGCCCCTAATGACAATCTGAAACATCCAATCGTTTATCCAAGAAATACAGAAATTGACCAGCTACAGAGATATGAACTCCCATTCCAAAGCAAAACCTTATGCCAGACATGTTTTCTCGACTTTATAGCCTGCATATTAGTTAATCTTCTAAAAACCAATAAAGGAGTATTCCTTCGCAAGTCCAGATTACAAACTCCAACCTCTTGTAAGGAACAGGATAGCTAACATGAGGAAGGCAAGAAGCGGCTCACGGGCTCATGCAGGAATGGCCGTAGTGGACGACGCACTGAGCGTCGATGTGGGACGCCCCCACCTCGTCGACACAGCACGAGTTGTACGCGGTGTCTGCCATCACGTACAGCTTGGtcccgccgccgagctccctCCGCAGagcccgcgccaccgccgccgcgtccttgagCAGCTCGTCCGGGAACTAAAGCAGCAATACTTGATCAGAATCAAAGGGAGTGAAACAGATTAATGGTGAACAGAATCTCgagaaacaaaaggaagaGATTACCTGGAGGGCGACTCGGGTGTAGGCGCGGGCCCGTAGGAACTCGGCGGTCCGGGGGATCTCGTACCTGGATTCGATGCCGTCCATGGCCGTGGTTTCCACTCGCGAATCGAagagggtggattgagtatggAAGGAGAAGAGTGGAGAGCAGCAGGAGGGGAGAACTGGGAGGAAGGGGAACGGAGGGTTTTGGTTTgagacgccgccgctggccgctgcttgtgcttgtgcttgtgcaTCATCCGCTGATTCTTCGTTTGTTTGAGCCGTTGGATAGAAAATTTAGGGttgagccaaaaaaaaagcgaGATCGACGCTCGAAAAAGCTCAAATGGCCGTGAGTTTCAAGGggaaaacaaaactaaattatactccttccgtttcataattaagtctcaaatttgctcaaagttggatgtatctattttctaaaatgtgtctagatacatgtaatatttcgacaaaaattatgaaaaagGGGGAGTACACCGGAAGACATGCAATTTCTAGATGACCATTGTATTAGCTATGTTTTTTAAAGTGAGGGAATACCCCCGGCATCTGCATCGGTTGATGCACATGTATTAGCTATGTTCCATCATTCTtatcgtggttttagttcaaatggAAGATATAGGTATTCTAAAAAGCAAAGGTGTGCCCAACACGTGCCCGTAAATTTTCCAAACAAAGGTAATATAGAAGAAACCCAATTAAGCCATATATACTGCTATTAGTGTTGTAACAAAACAtcactcgcaaaaaaaagatgaaccCTATTGCGTTAGTTAGTACCATGTTAGAGCCAGACCCGCAACGGTCCGGCCCTCTGTGTATTATGTGCCTCTGGGTCAAACGGTAGCACGCccagttccattgatgaaatatcACACACATGTCCATTACACCCTCtcatccataaaaaaaatagacgacaaggatcggatggagtataacGGTTCAAATACAAATCCAAAGTATTTAATACAAGCCAAGCAAAAGTTCAAATACATCAAACTAATAAAAAGTGAGTCCCATCAATGCCACGGGGAGGTTTAATGTAGACTCGCGATCATGTGGCTTCTTTCGAAACGTCACTCTTTGCACATGACAGGTGCATATTAGTACATTTAGTGTACTTGCAAGCCACACTTGTGTGGTTAGAAGAGATGCATTGTAATGATTACATGATTCCTAATTTGGCTACTAGGTTTGGTTTTCCAAAAAAGGAAGATTTTGGGATTTTGATCTACTCATAGTATTTTTCGTTGAACTCAAGTTCTGTAGTTTTGATGAATCTGGTTTGAACAATAATATGGTCATTATGTGGATATTCACTCCAGGACATGTGGACACGGATCCTCAAGTGTTGATATCCAACATCAGGATATGCGCGAGGTATGATagggaggcaggcgcaccGCAAGTAAAGATGAAGGATACAAGTTAGAAGAAtgacttgtgtgcaaggggcagccaacgacaaggatGATATACTCAGGTTgcaccacaagttgagtacgaGTACGAGGCGCACTaggacagcctacgacgagCCCGGCACGTCTAAGGGGCGCCCGGATCTGCGAGTCCATATTTGAGTTGAATTCTAGTCagtcgaattctagtttgagtCGGAATCCAGTATGAGTCGAGTCtgagtttgagtctgagtctgaGTCTGAGTCTGAGTCTGAGTCTGAGTCTGTAATGTGTTTGGGCTGCCCCtcgcctatatatacaaggggtacgTCTAGGGTTAGAGACTACATTTTAGCTTATTCAGAACCTTTTTGTTGAATTGctccaagcattcatctgaaatGATATAATTATCTTTGTTTCGATCAGGAATTTTACctacaccatattcgttttGATAGGGTGTTTTGTCTACTGAAAGTTCGAGCGTAATCTGTCGTTCCGTTGAGAATTGGAAGATTACGAAATcgcttgtggtcggcggactactgcgcaagtgtgtggtgttgcgaatttccattgggttgcaagttcgtcgtgcagcgacgggtgaacagccggaagatttgtagaatcatacaagttatccacgttgctctctgagaagatcAGGCCATCCCTTATCACCAAGCTATGCATCTCTCCACCCGCGTATCACTCTCTCTGCCCGCCACCGTCGCCCCCCTCCACAACACAGCCCTCCACCACGCGACCCCTGCGCCGTCTCCCACATGCATCTCTATGTCTCCCCCACGTGACTGGCCATATGGCTGCAGGGTTGCCGCTCactctttctctctccacCACATCACTGGCAATATGGAAGCGGGGGATCGtcctccttctctctctccaccATGCGGTGGCAGCGAGGAAAAGATGTCTTCTGCACATGGGAACCACATGGCGACCGTGCTGCCATGTGGTTGTGGCAGCGctgggcggcggtggcgacaaGCGGCACGCCATGTGCTTCTGGCGAGCGATTTTGTTTTAGCACTATAAACGGAGGCGCCGTGCTCTCCAGAGTAACTGAACTTTTCCTCATCAGAAAACATTATTAATTTGCAGTTttcaaaagtacttttctAATTAATACACACGCCAAAACAAATCTGTCAAgaggagaaaataaaatcttggaAGTTCTTTAGTTGAACTCACCTTTGGGCTGCATCCTTTTCCATTCCTCCTGCGCCATACATGCATGCTCACCTGATGATCTTGTGTACCCATAAGATCAGGCCTGGCAAGAATATTATCTTCCTGTCAGATGTCTGCTCGACCGCTCGTGAAATCATATCAATCGAGAATATCAATTGTAGAGGCATGGGGACTGAAATTGGCTAGGGCTCCCCTGATGATCTTGTGTGTAGATATGTATCATAGCTCTAGCGATGCTTTACCTAAGATATTGGACATAATTCATGCAAAAGAGCCCATAGTTGCCTGTTTTTACGAAAGAGTGAATTTCGTTTTGTACCCTCaagtttttgtctttttacAGCTTTTACCACATTTAGTGATATTTCCGTTTTTTGACCTCATTTAGCAAAAGTTTTGCCACAAATTACcccatttaatttttttagtaaatAGATTcactcaaaactgaaaatggAAATCCCATTTAACTTTTGGCAGCCGAGAAAGCGTCATAAATCTCATCCGTAGATCGATCATCcgtagatcgatcgatctaccGCGTGAGCCCTGTACTGTTTGGTTAcgtgatgcatgcatatgccaCCTTAGCGCATCTTCAACGGGACCCTAAACAAAGTCCGTGCTCCGTTTTAGAAGTCAAGCAAAAAAATCGTCTTCAGCGCGGAGGGCCCTAGATCTATCCCCAAAGCCCTCGTTCCTTGGGAGCCCCTGTTGTTGCCACGGCACttttcctctttctctctcctgCCTCTCCTCCACGATGCCACTGCATCTCGCCTCCCTAGCCGACCTCCGTCACCGCCGGCCAgccagccgcctccgccgcccccgtctccAGTGCtaccgcccccccccccccccccatctcCAGTGCTGCCCGGCCGCCcccatctccaccgccgccccccgGTTGCCCCCATCTCGAGCCCCGCCCCCATCTCCCACGCCGCCCCCATCTCCGACCGCCCCAATCTCCAGCATCGTTGGCCGCCCCCatctcccgcgccgcccccaTCTCCCGTGCTGCCCCCAACTCCGGCCGCCCCAATCTCCAGCGCCGTCGGCCGCGCCGCGTCCGTGCCGTCCCGCGCTATCGTCCGCCCCGAGTCTTCTCTACCACCCACAGCTGCGCCTGGCCGCCGGTCCCCGCTCGTCGCCGGAGCTCTTGGCCGAGCCGCCGTGCACGGCCTcgcccgccggcgaccgcCTTTTCTCTGTTGCCCTCATTtgcgcccgccggcgccctCTCGCCTACCTCTCCTCTTTCGCCCGCGGCCGAACCGCCGACGCCCTTGCTGCCCCTGctcaccgaagaagaagacaagaaaaaaatgaatatgTCCCACTGACATATAGGCCCCATATATCAGCGAAATAGAAAAATTAAATAGGGGCTTTAGTATAAAGGGCTGCTGCCGAAGATGGAACAAAAATAAGTGCTAAAAATTTAAGAGGAAGCCCCAAATCAACAAGCTCCAGCTCCAAAATAAGGGCTAAGGGTGCCTTTAACATGACACTGAAACTGTGGCTGGAAAAAGCTAATTTTCTGCTGGAGCTGGAACGCTGGAGCTGAACCTGACTTGCTGTTCGTTTAGCATGACACTGAAACTGTGGCTGCTCCTGTATGTAAGTGGAATGTCTGTAATGGCCCTgtttgctgcaattttttattAAACGCTGAGTTTGATGATGTAAGCGAAAATGACGAGTTTAAGAGTTAGTTTTGACATAAAAATAGTATTATTTAAGTTTACCAATGAGAAAGATACTACTAATGGATCCATTGTCATAATTAATCGTAGTCTAAAAGTTAACCATACAATGTCATAACAGATAATACTAATATTAAGTACATTTTTCCATATCCTCATTATTCCCTATCGGCCATCAATCCGTTCGCAATAGCTTGACGACTGGCATTCATGTTCACGTTGCCTTGTCCCTCATGGTTCCACCCATTTGTGACAACCACATGCCCTGGTGGCATGTAGTTCTCATCACGGTCACACTTATCAAAATCCTCATCGAATATCTCACTCTCTCTAATGAAGTTATGAAGTGCCATGCAAGCGATGATAATCTTGGTTTGCTTCTTTACTCGATAACTCGGGATATCCAATAAGATGCGCCACTTTTGCTTCAACACACCAAATGAGCGCTCAATTACATTACGGAGTGAGGAATGAGCAAAGTTGAACAACTCTTCTTTACCACTTGGTGGTCGCCCCATGCGGAACTCAGGTAGATGATATTTTTGTCCTCTGTATGGTGCAAGATAGCCAGTGTCATTGGGATAGCCAGGATCCACAAGATAATATTTGCCTGCACCATGATGTATGTATTAGTACGAAAATAACGCATACATACAAGAATGGTATATGTGTGATGCATCAAAGAAATTGTACCTGCTGGAGGGTGTGGAAATCCCTTCTTGTACTTGTCAAGTGTGTCTCTGAATATTCTTGTGTCATGTGCAGAACCTGGCCACCCAGCTACTATAGAGGTGAATCGCATGTCGAAGTCACATACTGTCATGACATTTTGAGTGGCATACCCATGGCGACCAACATGGTTAATCATCTCATCAGCTGGCACAACAACTGGTATATGCGTACCATCGATTGCACCAATGCAATTATTGAAGTGTGGATAAAACCTAGAGTCACGAAGCCTGTCATGCATGGTTCTGAATTTGCGATCGAAGGGCCTTATGATGTCTCCTGCCATTCTATTCAAGCATGCCAACACATGGTTGAACTTCCTGTGGATAGTGTCAGTTGATCTATGAAAGCGATTGTGCACTTGGCTCACAGATTGGGGGCCACCAACAGTCCATAGAAACATTGCAAGAGCCTCTTCAGAACACATAAACTTTGTCCCCTTCAAACCATAATGTTCTACCAGCCT carries:
- the LOC112268661 gene encoding protein ALP1-like, with translation MRFTSIVAGWPGSAHDTRIFRDTLDKYKKGFPHPPAGKYYLVDPGYPNDTGYLAPYRGQKYHLPEFRMGRPPSGKEELFNFAHSSLRNVIERSFGVLKQKWRILLDIPSYRVKKQTKIIIACMALHNFIRESEIFDEDFDKCDRDENYMPPGHVVVTNGWNHEGQGNVNMNASRQAIANGLMADRE
- the LOC100837924 gene encoding 2-(3-amino-3-carboxypropyl)histidine synthase subunit 2, translated to MDGIESRYEIPRTAEFLRARAYTRVALQFPDELLKDAAAVARALRRELGGGTKLYVMADTAYNSCCVDEVGASHIDAQCVVHYGHSCMSPTSNLPAFFVFGKAPLDISACCRSLLDCLRESNKPILVLCGLEYAYALDDLKGASVELCKSDSCNSEIQYAEDLCSEMNPSTSPTAEKQFPQPNGSTHNDDLSLHSDDVTTFVNSCCNVEGNTRKYNLGGLTWGISINEKMEDYLLYWIGQDNSAFANIALTFNKCDIVRYDTIANQLSRDVSHLMKILRRRYYLVEKAKDANIIGILVGTLGVAGYLNIIEQMKDLIKAAGKKSYTLVMGRPNSAKLANFPECEVFVYVSCAQTALLDSKEFLAPVITPFEAVLAFSRGREWTGEYLLDFKELITSEKPEVGSKSEEARFSFIKGGYVEDDCPQDDEENSVTSLALADVTEKALSIRNQNNDAILYQGGANSAIEYLKARSYRGLTGEYQGPVPDSVLIGRAGRAAGYSNEKTNSSQ